In Asterias rubens chromosome 10, eAstRub1.3, whole genome shotgun sequence, the following proteins share a genomic window:
- the LOC117295694 gene encoding uncharacterized protein LOC117295694, with protein MSSEARCNVCQMYRSELSKVFSRQKVKASRKCQSSSSITHKSMTKHQLKQKASILQAERQSLKRKCTSLQEKISRIIGDESIPLEYLQDNNLRSLIADDTMQLPDVLGKGTPAGLLLAQQKESAVKGKQMRWHPAIVQWCVALYSKSTSGYNVLRETGFLVLPHPDTLHSYSHFADATTGLKPLDTFGKQYCPKAHTSCITYNGFNTPLLMRIIEDHPVKEDYEKNVSLLFDEMKVKAGLCFSVRSGKVVGFTDVSSMANEVVEFEKRCRGDAGPSISSHVLLLMVHGFFSSLHAPVGYYPSTGVTSNQLYPCIYEAILFLETAGFNVCVSFQMERHLIENSTTTMLMTPLMASPTVLQTHLIQHAASILYVMCPTCPPHQNYSQQLGELRLP; from the exons ATGAGCAGCGAGGCTAGATGTAATGTTTGCCAGATGTACCGCAGCGAGCTTTCAAAGGTGTTTTCTCGACAGAAGGTGAAAGCATCAAGAAAATGCCAGTCCTCATCATCAATCACACACAAATCCATGACAAAACATCAGCTGAAACAAAAGGCTTCTATATTACAAGCAGAGCGGCAAAGTTTGAAGAGGAAATGTACctccttgcaggaaaaaatttCCCGTATTATTGGTGACGAGAGCATTCCGCTAGAGTATCTTCAAGACAATAATTTGCGTTCCCTCATCGCAGATGACACTATGCAGTTACCCGATGTTTTGGGGAAGGGTACTCCTGCCGGTCTGTTGTTGGCTCAGCAAAAAGAGTCTGCTGTGAAGGGCAAGCAGATGCGGTGGCATCCTGCTATCGTTCAATGGTGCGTAGCCCTTTACAGCAAATCTACATCGGGATACAATGTTCTTCGGGAAACTGGTTTTCTTGTGCTACCACACCCAGACACGCTGCACAGCTACTCACACTTCGCGGATGCCACAactggtttaaagccattggacactttcggtaaacagtattgtccaaaggcccacacttcgtgtatcaca tataatggctttaatacaccCTTGCTAATGCGAATCATTGAAGACCATCCTGTGAAAGAAGATTATGAAAAGAATGTCTCCCTACTCTTCGATGAAATGAAGGTCAAAGCTGGGTTGTGTTTTTCTGTGCGCTCAGGAAAAGTTGTTGGGTTTACGGATGTCAGTAGCATGGCCAATGAAGTTGTTGAGTTTGAAAAAAGGTGTCGGGGAGACGCTGGACCCTCTATTTCCTCGCATGTTTTGTTGCTGATGGTACATGGATTTTTCTCGTCTCTTCATGCCCCAGTTGGATACTATCCAAGTACCGGAGTGACAAGCAACCAGTTGTATCCCTGCATTTATGAGGCCATCCTCTTTTTGGAAACAGCTGGTTTCAACGTCTGCGTCTCATTTCAGATGGAGCGTCACCTGATCGAAAATTCTACCACTACCATGCTGATGACACCTCTGATGGCATCACCTACTGTACTCCAAACCCATTTGATCCAACATGCCGCATCTATTTTATATGTGATGTGCCCCACCTGCCCACCTCATCAAAACTACTCGCAACAACTAGGAGAACTCCGGCTACCATAA